Proteins found in one Arthrobacter sp. U41 genomic segment:
- a CDS encoding ferredoxin reductase, whose amino-acid sequence MIRLRKLARAASLLTTPLAPEDILSLFNPVFSARQLRGVVTRVVPETADSATIFFRPGRGWQAHLAGQWARIGVELDGVRHWRSYSLSAPAGKDPAITVSDMGAVSGTLVRNTKPGDVLFLAPPQGDFILPEHPRPLLMLTAGSGITPVMSMIRTLVPHRPDSDVVLIHTARTPADAIFREELAELADQFPNFRVIHWFTGERGRLDFSSVAGLEELCPDWRQRAAYACGPEGFLDDAEALWEAETATAESAPETTLTIERFSTKLAGGAGHDGGLVTFEASDREVEADGDTPLLDVGEDAGVLMPSGCRMGICHSCLIPLRAGQVRDLRTDEVHGEPGQLIQTCVSAAAGPVNLDL is encoded by the coding sequence ATGATCCGGCTCCGTAAGCTGGCGCGCGCCGCATCTCTACTGACCACCCCACTAGCTCCAGAAGACATTCTGTCGCTGTTCAATCCTGTGTTTTCCGCCCGCCAGTTGCGCGGCGTGGTTACCCGGGTGGTTCCAGAAACGGCCGATTCCGCCACCATTTTCTTCCGTCCCGGCCGCGGCTGGCAAGCACACCTTGCCGGCCAGTGGGCCCGTATTGGCGTCGAGCTCGACGGTGTCCGCCACTGGCGGTCATACTCGCTCAGCGCGCCCGCCGGCAAGGACCCTGCCATCACCGTCAGTGACATGGGTGCCGTCTCCGGAACGCTCGTGCGCAACACCAAGCCCGGCGACGTGCTGTTCCTGGCGCCGCCGCAGGGGGACTTCATCCTCCCGGAACACCCGCGGCCACTGCTGATGCTCACCGCGGGCAGCGGCATCACCCCGGTCATGTCGATGATCCGCACGCTGGTCCCGCACCGCCCGGACTCCGACGTCGTGCTCATTCACACCGCCAGGACCCCCGCGGATGCCATCTTCCGCGAGGAACTGGCCGAACTCGCTGACCAGTTTCCCAACTTCCGTGTCATCCACTGGTTCACCGGGGAACGCGGGCGGCTTGACTTCAGCTCCGTTGCCGGGCTGGAAGAGCTTTGCCCGGACTGGCGCCAGCGGGCCGCGTACGCCTGCGGCCCGGAAGGCTTCCTGGACGACGCCGAGGCCCTTTGGGAGGCGGAGACCGCAACCGCGGAGTCCGCCCCGGAGACCACCCTCACCATCGAACGCTTCAGCACCAAGCTGGCCGGCGGCGCAGGGCACGACGGCGGTCTGGTCACCTTCGAAGCGTCGGACCGCGAAGTCGAAGCCGACGGCGATACCCCGCTGCTCGACGTCGGCGAGGATGCCGGCGTGCTGATGCCCAGCGGTTGCCGGATGGGCATCTGCCACAGCTGCCTCATCCCCCTCCGGGCCGGCCAGGTCCGTGACCTGCGCACGGACGAAGTCCATGGCGAGCCCGGCCAACTAATCCAGACGTGTGTCTCGGCAGCCGCCGGGCCCGTTAACCTCGACCTCTGA
- a CDS encoding fatty acid desaturase family protein — MTIVSDKPDLSEDAPQGANAAPAVKRRPGALAESGSPTVRPPAAAHLSDEQIAELGRELDTIKDEILAKRGASDAAYIRRMIKIQRGLEISGRATLLVSKHKAAWVAGTTLLSFAKILENMELGHNILHGQWDWMRDPDIHSTTWEWDFVTPARAWQHTHNDLHHRWTNVVGKDNDVGYNLLRMDADQEWKPFNLGNPLYNALLAPVFEWGIAIYDLELNDYKEGKKSKEALTKDLKALGRKALTQFTKDYAATPAVAMLTGSGKQALYGTLTANAVRNVWAHAVIFCGHFPEGTDTFTEEMVEGETRGDWYVRQMIGSANISGSKFMHLMTGNLSHQIEHHLFPDIPSNRYAEVAPKVQEICKRYGLPYTTGPIWKQVGSTWAKVFKLALPPKKA, encoded by the coding sequence ATGACGATTGTTTCCGACAAGCCTGACCTTTCCGAGGACGCTCCCCAGGGCGCCAACGCGGCCCCTGCCGTGAAGAGGCGGCCCGGCGCCCTCGCCGAGTCCGGCAGCCCGACGGTCCGGCCGCCGGCTGCCGCGCATCTCTCCGACGAGCAGATCGCCGAACTGGGCCGCGAGCTCGACACCATCAAGGACGAGATCCTGGCCAAGCGCGGCGCGTCCGATGCCGCCTATATCCGCCGGATGATCAAGATCCAGCGCGGACTGGAGATCTCCGGCCGCGCCACGCTGCTGGTCAGCAAGCACAAGGCCGCCTGGGTTGCCGGCACCACACTGCTCAGCTTCGCCAAGATCCTGGAAAACATGGAGCTCGGGCACAACATCCTGCACGGCCAGTGGGACTGGATGCGCGACCCGGACATCCACTCCACCACCTGGGAGTGGGACTTCGTCACCCCGGCGCGCGCCTGGCAGCACACCCACAACGACCTGCACCACCGCTGGACCAACGTCGTGGGCAAGGACAACGACGTCGGGTACAACCTGCTGCGGATGGACGCGGACCAGGAATGGAAGCCCTTCAACCTGGGCAACCCGCTCTACAACGCCCTGCTGGCCCCGGTTTTCGAATGGGGCATCGCGATCTACGATCTCGAGCTGAACGACTACAAAGAGGGCAAGAAGTCCAAGGAAGCCCTCACCAAGGACCTCAAGGCCCTCGGCCGCAAGGCGCTCACGCAGTTCACCAAGGACTACGCCGCCACTCCTGCCGTGGCCATGCTGACCGGATCCGGCAAGCAGGCGCTGTACGGCACCCTGACCGCCAACGCGGTCCGCAACGTCTGGGCGCACGCTGTGATCTTCTGCGGCCACTTCCCCGAGGGCACGGACACCTTCACCGAGGAAATGGTGGAGGGTGAGACCCGGGGTGACTGGTATGTCCGGCAGATGATCGGCTCCGCGAACATCTCAGGGTCCAAGTTCATGCACCTGATGACCGGCAACCTGTCGCACCAGATCGAGCACCACCTCTTCCCGGACATTCCGTCCAACCGCTACGCCGAGGTGGCGCCGAAGGTGCAGGAAATCTGCAAGCGTTATGGCCTGCCGTACACCACCGGCCCGATCTGGAAGCAGGTCGGCTCCACCTGGGCCAAGGTCTTCAAGCTGGCGCTGCCGCCCAAGAAGGCCTAA
- a CDS encoding class I SAM-dependent methyltransferase: MPETNPRHPSFGQSFARMGPRMDARGAADHRRRLLEVAYGAVVEIGAGYGATFPFYPSAVTGVLALEPDPTLRELAQAAARTAPVPVTVVNGVAESLPAADASVDVVVSSLVLCSVADQSVALAEVVRVLRPGGLLLFYEHVRSAHRVLGAVEDLVTPLWSRVAGGCHPNRDTVAVVAGAGLTVQGLERFGFSVLPGNPRLAHVLGAAGKP, from the coding sequence ATGCCGGAGACCAACCCCCGCCACCCGTCCTTCGGGCAATCGTTCGCCCGCATGGGTCCGCGGATGGACGCCCGCGGGGCCGCGGACCACCGCCGTCGCCTCCTGGAAGTGGCCTACGGCGCCGTCGTCGAAATCGGGGCGGGCTACGGGGCCACCTTCCCGTTCTACCCTTCCGCAGTGACGGGCGTGCTGGCCCTCGAACCGGACCCCACGCTCCGTGAGCTGGCGCAGGCCGCCGCCCGGACGGCACCGGTGCCTGTCACCGTGGTGAACGGCGTGGCGGAATCGCTGCCGGCGGCGGACGCTTCGGTCGACGTCGTGGTCTCCAGCCTGGTGCTGTGCAGCGTGGCGGACCAGTCCGTTGCCTTGGCCGAGGTGGTCCGGGTCCTGCGGCCGGGCGGCCTGTTGCTGTTCTACGAGCACGTCCGCTCGGCACACCGGGTGCTGGGGGCGGTCGAGGACCTGGTCACGCCACTGTGGAGCCGGGTGGCGGGCGGCTGCCACCCGAACCGTGACACCGTTGCCGTGGTCGCCGGGGCGGGCCTCACCGTTCAGGGACTGGAGCGCTTCGGCTTTTCGGTCCTCCCGGGCAACCCGCGGCTGGCGCACGTTCTGGGGGCCGCGGGCAAACCCTGA
- a CDS encoding multicopper oxidase family protein, giving the protein MSRERVLMVSDTTLDSSGNISAVSPMERMAGREGELLLLNGQSSPLITARPGDRERWRIINACAARFLRLRLDGQKLQLVGMDSGRSADPEAVDEILLAPGNRADVLVTAAAGESVLQALPYDRGAMPGMMGRGPVFARGTAALATFRAEGESSTPPGAVTARPAQEDLRTAAVAARRQLVLDMGAGAGGMGGGMGAMMRFTINGREFSEARTDTIVAAGTVEEWTLVNTSPMDHPFHLHVWPMQLIEDNGRALDSVVMRDVVNVRANGRAKVRIAFRDFSGRSVYHCHILDHEDLGMMGVIEVR; this is encoded by the coding sequence GTGAGCAGGGAACGGGTTCTGATGGTCTCGGACACCACCCTGGACAGCAGCGGGAACATCTCCGCCGTGTCGCCGATGGAGCGCATGGCGGGCCGGGAAGGTGAACTGCTGCTGCTCAACGGGCAAAGCAGCCCGCTCATTACAGCCCGCCCGGGTGATCGGGAACGGTGGCGGATCATCAACGCCTGCGCCGCCCGCTTTCTCCGGCTCCGGCTCGACGGGCAGAAACTGCAGCTGGTCGGGATGGATTCGGGGCGCTCCGCCGATCCCGAAGCGGTGGACGAAATCCTGCTGGCGCCGGGCAACCGGGCGGACGTGCTGGTGACTGCCGCAGCCGGGGAATCCGTGCTGCAGGCCCTTCCCTATGACCGCGGCGCCATGCCGGGAATGATGGGGCGCGGTCCGGTGTTCGCACGCGGGACGGCGGCGCTGGCGACCTTTCGGGCGGAGGGCGAATCGTCGACCCCGCCCGGTGCCGTGACGGCCCGGCCGGCCCAGGAGGACCTCCGCACTGCAGCCGTGGCCGCGCGCCGGCAGCTGGTCCTGGACATGGGCGCGGGGGCCGGAGGCATGGGCGGCGGGATGGGCGCCATGATGCGGTTCACCATCAACGGCCGTGAATTCAGCGAGGCGCGCACGGACACGATCGTCGCGGCCGGTACCGTCGAGGAATGGACGCTGGTCAATACCAGCCCCATGGACCATCCCTTCCACCTGCATGTGTGGCCGATGCAGCTTATTGAGGACAACGGCCGGGCACTGGACTCCGTGGTCATGCGGGATGTCGTGAACGTACGGGCGAACGGGCGCGCCAAAGTCAGGATCGCGTTCCGCGACTTCAGCGGACGCTCGGTCTACCACTGCCACATCCTCGATCACGAGGATCTGGGCATGATGGGCGTGATCGAGGTCCGCTGA
- a CDS encoding multicopper oxidase domain-containing protein yields the protein MRPVSRRDALLLGGLGTAATVAGGAGLWWSLASAQQPPGGAAPGQGGGAAPVQVGGELRSPPELRSTDGRLQLTLEAARTRVELGGRTASPLCYNGTLPGPTLFLRPGDELAVRLVNNLDEPTNLHVHGLHVSPQANGDNVFTRVRPGAGFDYSYRLPADHPPGVYWYHPHHHGMVARQIFGGLFGQSSSRIRKPSP from the coding sequence GTGCGTCCGGTCAGCAGACGCGACGCACTGCTGTTGGGCGGCCTGGGCACGGCGGCCACAGTGGCGGGCGGCGCCGGGCTGTGGTGGTCCCTGGCTTCCGCGCAGCAGCCGCCCGGCGGCGCAGCACCCGGACAGGGCGGCGGCGCAGCGCCCGTACAGGTCGGCGGCGAGCTGCGCAGCCCGCCGGAACTTCGCAGCACGGACGGCAGGCTGCAACTCACCCTCGAGGCGGCCCGCACACGGGTGGAGCTTGGCGGCCGCACGGCCAGCCCGCTCTGTTACAACGGCACCCTCCCGGGCCCCACGCTCTTCCTGCGGCCGGGCGATGAGCTCGCCGTCAGGCTCGTGAACAACCTCGACGAACCGACGAATCTGCACGTCCATGGCTTGCACGTGAGCCCGCAGGCCAACGGCGACAACGTGTTCACCAGGGTCCGGCCGGGAGCAGGGTTCGACTACAGCTACCGGCTCCCCGCGGACCACCCGCCGGGTGTGTACTGGTACCACCCGCATCACCACGGCATGGTCGCGCGGCAGATCTTCGGCGGACTCTTCGGGCAATCATCGTCGAGGATCCGAAAGCCATCCCCGTGA
- a CDS encoding SHOCT domain-containing protein — MMGYYGDGFGWMWLWGLLLLIGIGVLVLLTVRLFAGGRGGPAQSGPYGPPPYGQQGYTPGGKSQARRILDERFARGELTADQYRENLKVLGEEP; from the coding sequence ATGATGGGATACTACGGGGACGGCTTCGGCTGGATGTGGCTCTGGGGCCTGCTGTTGCTGATCGGAATCGGTGTGCTGGTGCTGCTCACCGTCCGCCTCTTCGCCGGCGGCCGCGGCGGCCCCGCCCAGTCCGGACCCTACGGCCCGCCGCCCTACGGCCAGCAGGGGTATACTCCGGGCGGAAAAAGCCAGGCGCGGCGGATCCTCGATGAACGCTTCGCGCGGGGCGAGCTCACCGCGGACCAGTACCGCGAAAACCTGAAAGTACTCGGCGAGGAGCCGTAG
- the radA gene encoding DNA repair protein RadA — protein sequence MATKTSRASKAPGYKCAECGWTTAKWVGRCGECQAWGSVEETGGAVARTTAAAAVLEPARRISEVDATSAAFLPTGVDELDRVLGGGLVPGAVILLAGEPGVGKSTLLLDVAAKFARTAQDVLYITGEESAAQVKLRAERIDAVAESLYLSAETDLGQALGQVEKLEPRLLIVDSVQTLSSADVEGSAGGVSQVREVAASLIAAAKRRNMTTLLVGHVTKDGSIAGPRLLEHLVDVVCQFEGERHSRLRLLRAVKNRYGPTDDVGCFDLNEDGIVGLADPSGLFVSRTKEPVSGTCITVTLEGRRPLLAEVQSLLAESANAQPRRATSGLDSSRVAMLLAVLQQRAGCLLNKDDSYVATVGGVKLSEPATDLAVALAVASSKAKKPLPQRLIAFGEVGLAGEVRPVPGINQRIQEAHRLGFTHAVVPASPNGPGPVPAGFSVREVGHLAEALDLLIG from the coding sequence ATGGCTACCAAGACTTCCCGGGCTTCCAAAGCGCCGGGCTACAAATGCGCCGAGTGCGGCTGGACCACGGCCAAGTGGGTGGGGCGCTGCGGCGAGTGCCAGGCGTGGGGCAGCGTCGAGGAGACCGGCGGCGCCGTGGCGCGCACGACGGCGGCCGCCGCCGTGCTGGAGCCGGCCCGCCGGATCTCGGAGGTGGACGCCACGTCCGCGGCCTTCCTGCCCACCGGCGTGGACGAACTGGACCGTGTGCTCGGCGGCGGGCTGGTTCCCGGCGCCGTGATCCTGCTGGCGGGCGAACCCGGCGTCGGCAAGTCCACGCTCCTGCTGGACGTCGCGGCCAAGTTTGCCCGCACCGCGCAGGACGTCCTCTACATCACCGGCGAGGAATCAGCCGCCCAGGTCAAGCTCCGCGCGGAGCGGATCGACGCCGTCGCCGAATCCCTCTACCTCTCCGCCGAAACGGACCTCGGCCAGGCCCTGGGCCAGGTGGAGAAGCTGGAGCCGCGCCTGCTGATCGTGGACTCCGTGCAGACGCTGAGCAGCGCCGACGTCGAAGGCAGCGCCGGCGGCGTCTCGCAGGTCCGCGAGGTCGCCGCTTCCCTGATCGCCGCGGCCAAACGCCGCAACATGACCACCCTGCTGGTGGGCCACGTGACCAAGGACGGCTCCATCGCCGGGCCCCGGCTGCTCGAGCACCTCGTGGACGTGGTGTGCCAGTTCGAAGGCGAGCGCCACTCCCGGCTGCGGCTGCTGCGGGCGGTCAAGAACCGTTACGGCCCCACCGACGACGTCGGCTGCTTCGACCTGAACGAGGACGGCATCGTGGGCCTGGCTGATCCGAGCGGATTGTTCGTTTCCCGGACCAAGGAACCCGTGTCCGGAACCTGCATCACGGTCACCCTGGAGGGGCGCCGGCCGCTGCTGGCGGAGGTGCAGTCGCTGCTGGCCGAAAGCGCCAATGCCCAGCCCCGTCGCGCCACCAGCGGGCTGGACAGTTCCCGGGTGGCGATGCTGCTGGCCGTCCTCCAGCAGCGGGCCGGCTGCCTGCTGAACAAGGATGATTCCTATGTGGCAACCGTGGGCGGAGTGAAACTCAGCGAGCCCGCCACAGACCTCGCCGTCGCGCTGGCCGTGGCATCGTCGAAGGCCAAGAAACCCCTGCCGCAGCGGCTGATCGCCTTCGGCGAGGTGGGCCTGGCCGGTGAGGTCCGCCCGGTGCCCGGCATCAACCAGCGAATCCAGGAAGCCCACCGGCTGGGGTTCACCCACGCCGTGGTGCCCGCGAGCCCGAACGGCCCGGGCCCGGTGCCGGCGGGCTTCTCCGTGCGGGAAGTCGGGCACCTGGCCGAGGCCCTGGACCTGCTGATCGGCTGA